The Maridesulfovibrio salexigens DSM 2638 region TCTTGCAAGAGCCATTGCGTATATTCTTGTTAAGCGCATATGCAGTGGCATACGGTAAACTCTGGCCATTTCTATAAGATTGCTGTCTACATTCATCATGCTTTCTGCCACATTTACGTAAACAATGGGGGCGATCATGGTAGAGGTAATACTTACAACCATAGTAGTTCCCATGCCGAACCAGAGCATAAAAACAACTACGACGATTATGCCTGGGATGCTTGTGAGGATCCAACGGATTGGCGCAAGCATGAGACGCAAGGGTTCTATTAATCCGGCTAAAACACCGAGCACTGCGCCGCTACCGATCCCGATGCATAAAGACAATGCAATGCGTTTTAAAGTCGGGACCAGATGTGTCATCAGAAAACCTTTATCTCCGAGAAGCCGAAATAAAGCGGACATAGTTTCAACCGGAGTTG contains the following coding sequences:
- a CDS encoding ABC transporter permease gives rise to the protein MIDFRSVELPPSFYNILGFMLLILGWEALARNYSGLVVATPVETMSALFRLLGDKGFLMTHLVPTLKRIALSLCIGIGSGAVLGVLAGLIEPLRLMLAPIRWILTSIPGIIVVVVFMLWFGMGTTMVVSITSTMIAPIVYVNVAESMMNVDSNLIEMARVYRMPLHMRLTRIYAMALARPLLSAVVIATGNCIRLVVLAEMLGTNKGLGHALAISRTNLQTDSLYALTMLAMIIIGGVEIFMLRPARKAIERKQTCPSSS